The following proteins come from a genomic window of Danaus plexippus chromosome 3 unlocalized genomic scaffold, MEX_DaPlex mxdp_34, whole genome shotgun sequence:
- the LOC133320098 gene encoding uncharacterized protein LOC133320098, with product MLDHSGSRVSKTMSKGCIQGSTCGPHLWNIILDELLEIELPPGCQLQAFADDVLLVASAKTASDLQVNINSALHTITGWGKGVKLSFSPAKTQALAFSAKAKQILITMDSHTIHFQKSIKFLGVILDDKLNFREHINHIVYKATKIFNRLSFFCRHTWGAHPENIRIIYLQVIQPIITYAAGVWGHVADKKCVRKKLLSMQRAFALKAIRGFRTVSTSAALALALFTPWILRSKRRTGSKLRASPARPHYFRLTSHWSLQLLHIFSFIQPTDIHTTHTRSGPKTRSRNFSQELTLTPPTPSPMGANLRMAELLAILKACEWASSNQHTRTVIYSDSSAAILAIQNRSNTHPLVAKIHSTVHHTSGSIEFAWVKAHVGIVGNEAADTAAKRAAKLHKAPDYTQFPITFIKHYTRSLHASVWQSRYESEPQGQHTKQHLPTIKHIIKLHSLAHNTFTLTQTLTGHAYTKQYLHRVKVTEDAVCPCDGTTVQSMGHVLEDCPRFIAPRSDHQIICSHAGVSPFNMASLLEDKEATISFIKFSEYIINHLKAFNNT from the exons ATGCTTGACCATTCCGGCTCCAGGGTGTCTAAGACCATGTCCAAGGGCTGCATTCAGGGTTCGACCTGTGGCCCTCACCTATGGAATATTATCCTCGATGAGCTCCTGGAAATCGAGCTGCCTCCGGGCTGTCAACTCCAGGCCTTCGCGGACGATGTTCTGCTGGTTGCATCAGCGAAAACCGCGTCTGATTTGCAGGTTAACATTAACTCTGCACTTCACACAATCACCGGCTGGGGCAAAGGAGTCAAGCTCTCTTTTAGCCCCGCCAAGACACAGGCTTTAGCATTCAGCGCCAAAGCCAAACAAATACTCATCACCATGGACTCGCACACAATTCACTTCCAGAAGAGCATCAAGTTCCTTGGTGTGATTCTGGATGATAAACTTAACTTTCGCGAACACATCAACCACATCGTCTACAAagcaacaaaaattttcaacagaCTCTCCTTCTTCTGCAGACATACATGGGGGGCCCACCCAGAAAACATACGCATTATATACTTGCAGGTGATCCAGCCTATCATTACATACGCAGCCGGAGTGTGGGGACATGTGGCCGATAAGAAGTGCGTGAGGAAGAAACTCCTGTCTATGCAGAGAGCCTTCGCCCTAAAGGCCATCAGAGGATTCAGGACAGTGTCCACCTCTGCTGCTCTCGCACTCGCCCTGTTCACCCCCTGGATCTTAAGGTCAAAGAGGCGAACCGGGTCGAAGCTACGCGCCTCACCGGCTCGTCCCCACTACTTCCGGCTCACATCACACTGGAGTCTCCAACTCCTCCACATCTTCTCCTTCATCCAGCCCACAGACATACATACGACTCACACACGTTCTGGACCCAAAACGAGGTCCAGGAATTTCAGTCAAGAGCTCACCCTAACACCACCCACACCTTCACCGATGGGAGCAAACTTGAGGATG GCTGAGCTTCTAGCCATCCTAAAAGCTTGCGAATGGGCCTCTTCCAACCAACATACACGCACGGTTATTTATTCAGATAGCAGCGCTGCCATTCTCGCCATCCAGAACCGCAGCAACACACACCCCTTGGTTGCGAAAATACACTCGACAGTACACCACACGTCCGGGTCCATCGAGTTCGCGTGGGTCAAGGCCCACGTGGGCATAGTGGGGAATGAGGCTGCAGACACCGCTGCCAAGCGGGCGGCTAAGCTCCACAAAGCCCCGGACTACACACAATTTCCCATCACctttataaaacactataCACGATCACTCCACGCCTCAGTCTGGCAGTCTCGATACGAGAGCGAGCCACAAGGACAACACACTAAACAACACCTCCCTACAATTAAACACATCATTAAATTACACTCACTTGCTCACAACACATTCACACTTACCCAGACACTTACAGGACACGCCtacacaaaacaatatttacacagGGTTAAGGTCACGGAGGATGCTGTCTGTCCGTGCGATGGCACCACGGTGCAGTCAATGGGTCACGTGCTCGAGGACTGCCCGCGGTTCATCGCCCCGAGATCCGACCACCAGATTATCTGCAGCCACGCCGGGGTCTCTCCGTTCAACATGGCCTCCCTTCTGGAGGACAAAGAAGCAACCATATCCTTCATTAAATTTTCCGAATACATTATCAACCACCTCAAAGCTTTTAACAACACTTAA